In Pseudomonas fluorescens, the following are encoded in one genomic region:
- a CDS encoding L-lactate permease: MVWQQVYDPFGNPLLSTLMAAVPVVVMLASLAFFHIKAHLAALLALVSALLISIFAFGMPAGMAGSAALFGAANGLLPIGWIVLNIIFLHRLTTENGSFKVLQDSLARITDDRRLQLLLIAFCFGAFFEGAAGFGTPVAVTGAILIGLGFSPLAASGLALIANTAPVAFGALGTPIITLAKVTGLDEMELSMMVGRQLPFFSVLVPFWLIWAFAGWRKMVEIWPAILVAGVSFAVPQFLVSNYHGPMLVDVIAALISMACLTGFLKVWKPATVHTSAALSGRVDDSKIDAEHDEKPVPTATFSNEAKPAVMRAWMPWLILTVFVFIWGTQGFKNTFDTRPAIDPQTSAAKLDPQGKPMREANPLFAPVVTFTTLHLQIEKVPPVVAAPKTEEAVYKFTWFTATGSGILLAAIVGGLLMGYSIPQLIHQYLRTLWVVRYSLITIVAMLALGFLTRYSGLDATMGLAFAATGIFYPMFGTLLGWLGVALTGSDTASNVLFGGLQRVTSEQLGISPVLMAAANSSGGVMGKMVDAQSIVVASTATRWYGHEGEILRYVFFHSIVLAILVGGLVTLQAYVAPFSHMVVGGH; encoded by the coding sequence ATGGTCTGGCAGCAAGTCTACGATCCGTTCGGTAACCCGTTGCTTTCAACGCTCATGGCGGCTGTGCCGGTGGTGGTGATGCTGGCGTCCCTGGCGTTCTTTCATATCAAGGCGCACCTGGCGGCGTTGCTCGCCCTGGTCTCGGCCTTGCTGATCTCGATCTTCGCCTTCGGCATGCCAGCGGGCATGGCAGGTTCGGCGGCGCTGTTCGGTGCGGCCAACGGTCTGCTGCCGATTGGCTGGATCGTGTTGAACATCATTTTCCTGCACCGCCTGACCACCGAGAACGGTTCGTTCAAGGTGTTGCAAGACTCCCTGGCGCGCATCACCGATGACCGGCGCCTGCAATTGCTGCTGATCGCCTTCTGCTTCGGTGCGTTTTTCGAAGGCGCGGCCGGTTTCGGTACGCCGGTGGCGGTGACCGGGGCGATTCTGATCGGGCTGGGCTTCTCGCCACTCGCCGCCTCGGGGCTGGCACTGATCGCCAACACCGCCCCCGTGGCGTTCGGCGCCCTCGGCACGCCGATCATCACCCTGGCCAAGGTCACCGGGCTGGATGAAATGGAACTGTCGATGATGGTCGGTCGGCAGTTGCCCTTCTTTTCGGTGCTGGTGCCGTTCTGGCTGATCTGGGCCTTTGCCGGCTGGCGCAAGATGGTGGAAATCTGGCCGGCGATCCTGGTGGCCGGGGTCAGTTTTGCCGTGCCGCAGTTCCTGGTGTCCAACTACCACGGGCCGATGCTGGTGGACGTGATCGCCGCACTGATTTCCATGGCCTGCCTGACCGGTTTCCTCAAGGTGTGGAAACCGGCCACCGTACACACGTCCGCCGCCCTGTCCGGCCGGGTCGACGACTCGAAGATCGACGCCGAGCACGACGAAAAGCCTGTACCCACTGCAACCTTTTCCAACGAGGCAAAACCGGCGGTGATGCGGGCGTGGATGCCGTGGCTGATCCTGACGGTCTTCGTGTTCATCTGGGGCACCCAGGGCTTCAAGAACACCTTCGACACCCGCCCTGCCATCGACCCGCAAACCAGTGCCGCCAAGCTCGATCCGCAGGGCAAGCCGATGCGTGAGGCGAACCCGCTGTTTGCACCGGTCGTGACCTTCACCACCCTGCACTTGCAGATTGAGAAAGTCCCGCCCGTGGTGGCCGCACCGAAAACCGAAGAAGCGGTGTACAAGTTCACCTGGTTCACCGCCACCGGCAGCGGCATTCTGCTGGCGGCGATTGTCGGCGGTTTGCTGATGGGGTATTCGATCCCGCAACTGATTCACCAGTACCTGCGCACTTTGTGGGTGGTGCGTTACTCGCTGATCACCATTGTGGCGATGCTCGCGCTGGGCTTCCTCACGCGCTACTCGGGCCTGGACGCGACCATGGGCCTGGCCTTCGCTGCCACGGGCATTTTCTACCCGATGTTCGGCACCCTGCTCGGCTGGCTCGGCGTGGCGCTGACCGGCTCGGACACCGCGTCCAACGTGCTGTTCGGCGGCTTGCAACGGGTGACGTCCGAGCAGTTGGGCATCAGCCCGGTGTTGATGGCCGCCGCCAACAGTTCCGGCGGGGTCATGGGCAAGATGGTCGACGCCCAGTCGATCGTGGTCGCCTCCACCGCCACCCGCTGGTACGGCCATGAAGGGGAAATCCTGCGCTACGTGTTCTTCCACTCGATTGTGCTGGCGATCCTGGTCGGTGGCCTGGTGACGCTGCAGGCCTACGTCGCGCCGTTCAGCCATATGGTGGTGGGCGGGCATTGA
- a CDS encoding glutamine synthetase family protein has product MSVPLRTVQLNEANAFLKKYPEVLYVDLLIADMNGVVRGKRIERTSLHKVYEKGINLPASLFALDINGSTVESTGLGLDIGDADRICYPIPGTLSIEPWQKRPTAQLLMTMHEIEGQPFFADPREVLANIVRKFDDLGLTICAAFELEFYLIDQDNVNGRPQSPRSPVSGKRPMSTQVYLIDDLDEYVDCLQDILEGAKEQGIPADAIVKESAPAQFEVNLHHVADPIKACDYAVLLKRLVKNIAYDHEMDTTFMAKPYPGQAGNGLHVHISILDKEGNNIFASEDPEQNAALRHAIGGVLETLPAQMAFLCPNVNSYRRFGAQFYVPNSPSWGIDNRTVAVRVPTGSPDAVRIEHRVAGADANPYLLMASVLAGVHHGLTNQIEPGAPVEGNSYEQNEQSLPNNLRDALRELDDSEVMARYIDPMYIDVFVACKESELAEFENSISDLEYNWYLHTV; this is encoded by the coding sequence ATGTCGGTCCCTCTGCGTACCGTTCAACTCAACGAAGCAAACGCATTCCTTAAGAAATATCCTGAGGTTTTGTACGTCGACCTTCTGATTGCGGATATGAACGGTGTGGTGCGCGGTAAGCGCATCGAACGCACCAGTCTTCATAAGGTTTACGAGAAAGGCATCAACCTGCCTGCGTCCCTGTTTGCTCTGGACATCAATGGTTCCACGGTGGAAAGCACCGGCCTGGGTCTGGACATCGGCGATGCCGACCGGATCTGCTACCCGATCCCCGGCACCCTCAGCATCGAGCCTTGGCAGAAGCGCCCAACCGCGCAACTGCTGATGACCATGCACGAAATCGAAGGTCAGCCGTTCTTCGCCGACCCGCGTGAAGTACTGGCCAATATCGTGCGCAAGTTCGACGACCTTGGCCTGACCATCTGCGCCGCGTTCGAGCTGGAGTTCTACCTGATCGACCAGGACAACGTGAACGGTCGTCCGCAATCGCCACGTTCACCGGTATCCGGCAAGCGTCCGATGTCGACCCAGGTGTATCTGATCGACGACCTCGACGAATACGTCGACTGCCTGCAAGACATCCTCGAAGGCGCGAAAGAGCAGGGCATCCCGGCTGACGCCATCGTCAAGGAAAGCGCCCCGGCGCAATTCGAAGTCAACCTGCATCACGTGGCTGACCCGATCAAGGCGTGCGACTACGCCGTCCTGCTCAAGCGTCTGGTGAAGAACATCGCCTACGACCACGAGATGGACACCACCTTCATGGCCAAGCCGTATCCGGGCCAGGCGGGCAACGGTCTGCACGTGCACATTTCGATTCTCGACAAAGAAGGCAACAACATCTTTGCCAGCGAGGATCCCGAGCAGAACGCCGCGCTGCGACACGCGATCGGCGGTGTGCTCGAGACCCTGCCGGCGCAGATGGCGTTCCTTTGCCCGAACGTTAACTCCTACCGCCGTTTCGGCGCGCAGTTCTATGTACCGAACTCGCCGAGCTGGGGCATCGACAACCGCACCGTGGCCGTGCGTGTACCAACCGGTTCGCCGGACGCCGTGCGCATCGAACACCGCGTGGCTGGTGCCGACGCCAACCCATACCTGTTGATGGCTTCGGTATTGGCAGGCGTGCATCACGGCCTGACCAACCAGATCGAACCGGGCGCCCCGGTGGAAGGCAACAGCTACGAGCAGAACGAGCAGAGCCTGCCGAACAACCTGCGCGATGCCCTGCGCGAGCTGGACGACAGCGAAGTCATGGCGCGCTACATCGACCCGATGTACATCGACGTGTTCGTGGCGTGCAAGGAAAGCGAGCTGGCCGAGTTCGAGAACTCCATCTCGGACCTTGAGTACAACTGGTACTTGCATACCGTTTGA
- the potA gene encoding polyamine ABC transporter ATP-binding protein, giving the protein MANASSIYRKALEGHQAPKKVLVKIDRVTKKFDETTAVDDVSLEIHQGEIFALLGGSGSGKSTLLRMLAGFERPTEGRILLDGVDITDMPPYERPINMMFQSYALFPHMTVAQNIAFGLKQDRLPAAEIDARVQEMLRLVHMTQYAKRKPHQLSGGQRQRVALARSLAKRPKLLLLDEPMGALDKKLRSQMQLELVEIIERVGVTCVMVTHDQEEAMTMAQRIAIMHLGWIAQIGSPVDIYEAPVSRMVCEFIGNVNAFDGTVVEDLEGHAIIHSPDLAQKIYVGHGVSTSVQDKSITYAIRPEKLLVSTVKPENRYNWSAGKVHDIAYLGGHSVFYVELPGGKIVQSFMANAERRGARPTWDDQVYVWWEDDSGVVLRA; this is encoded by the coding sequence ATGGCAAACGCCTCCAGCATCTACAGGAAGGCTCTTGAGGGTCACCAGGCACCGAAAAAGGTGTTGGTGAAAATCGATCGCGTCACCAAGAAGTTCGACGAAACCACCGCCGTGGACGATGTGTCCCTGGAAATCCACCAGGGTGAAATCTTCGCCCTGCTCGGTGGTTCCGGTTCCGGAAAATCGACCCTGCTGCGCATGCTCGCCGGTTTCGAGCGCCCGACCGAAGGCCGGATTCTGCTCGACGGCGTCGACATCACCGACATGCCTCCGTACGAACGACCGATCAACATGATGTTCCAGTCCTACGCGCTGTTCCCGCACATGACGGTGGCGCAGAACATCGCCTTCGGCCTCAAGCAGGACCGTTTGCCAGCGGCCGAAATCGACGCCCGGGTGCAGGAGATGCTGCGCCTGGTGCACATGACCCAGTACGCCAAGCGCAAGCCGCACCAACTGTCCGGCGGCCAGCGTCAGCGCGTGGCCCTGGCCCGTTCCCTGGCCAAGCGTCCGAAGCTGCTGTTGCTCGACGAACCGATGGGCGCACTGGATAAAAAGCTGCGTTCGCAGATGCAGCTTGAACTTGTCGAGATCATCGAGCGCGTCGGCGTGACCTGCGTGATGGTGACCCACGACCAGGAAGAGGCCATGACCATGGCCCAGCGCATCGCGATCATGCACCTGGGCTGGATCGCCCAGATCGGCAGCCCGGTGGACATTTATGAAGCACCGGTCAGCCGCATGGTCTGCGAATTCATCGGCAACGTGAACGCCTTCGACGGCACCGTGGTCGAGGACCTGGAAGGTCACGCGATCATCCACAGCCCGGATCTTGCGCAGAAGATCTACGTCGGTCACGGCGTCAGCACGTCGGTGCAGGACAAGTCGATCACCTACGCGATCCGCCCGGAAAAACTGCTGGTCAGCACCGTCAAGCCCGAAAACCGCTACAACTGGTCCGCCGGCAAAGTGCATGACATCGCCTACCTCGGCGGCCACTCGGTGTTCTACGTCGAGCTGCCTGGGGGCAAGATCGTCCAGTCGTTCATGGCCAACGCCGAACGCCGTGGTGCGCGTCCGACCTGGGACGATCAGGTCTACGTGTGGTGGGAAGACGACAGCGGCGTGGTACTGCGCGCATGA
- the thpR gene encoding RNA 2',3'-cyclic phosphodiesterase translates to MNDESREPFKRLFFALNCAPAQRREIARWRSALQLRNGRPVPAENFHLTLKFLGAVGVAQIAEICTAAASIRTPGERLTVVLDRLDVWRRAGALVLAPEQASPALLRLVYALEQAMLPFGLEEAPREYRPHLTLARQYRAPVPESATPPEFFLRADRFTLFESHKGRYRALAEWPLLDFDRS, encoded by the coding sequence ATGAACGACGAATCCCGCGAGCCGTTCAAGCGTCTGTTCTTTGCGCTGAACTGCGCCCCGGCCCAGCGCCGGGAGATCGCGCGGTGGCGCAGTGCGCTGCAACTGCGCAACGGACGGCCGGTGCCGGCGGAAAACTTTCACCTGACGCTGAAGTTTTTGGGGGCGGTGGGCGTGGCGCAGATTGCCGAGATCTGCACCGCTGCGGCGTCGATCCGTACACCGGGCGAGCGCTTGACGGTGGTGCTGGATCGGCTGGACGTGTGGCGCCGGGCAGGGGCGCTGGTGCTCGCGCCGGAGCAGGCGTCCCCGGCATTGCTACGCCTGGTGTATGCCCTGGAGCAGGCGATGTTGCCGTTCGGGCTGGAGGAAGCTCCAAGGGAGTACCGTCCGCACCTGACCCTGGCACGGCAGTATCGAGCGCCGGTACCGGAGTCCGCGACACCCCCCGAATTCTTCCTGCGAGCTGATCGATTCACCCTGTTCGAATCCCACAAGGGACGTTATCGGGCGCTGGCCGAATGGCCGCTGCTTGATTTTGACCGCTCATAA
- a CDS encoding gamma-glutamyl-gamma-aminobutyrate hydrolase family protein gives MAFKPLIGVTACVKQIGLHPYHISGDKYLRAVSVAALGLPVVIPSLGDLTDIDDLLPQLDGLLLTGSPSNVEPFHYQGPDSAPGTDHDPARDATTLPLIRAAIAAGVPVLGICRGFQEMNVAFGGSLHQKVHELPGFLDHREADHPDLAVQYAPAHGVNVQPGGVFEALDLPAVFQVNSIHSQGIDRLAPGLRAEAVAPDGLIEAISVEHSQAFALGVQWHPEWQVLNNPPYLSIFQAFGEACRQRAALRHSS, from the coding sequence ATGGCATTCAAGCCATTGATCGGCGTTACTGCATGCGTCAAACAGATTGGCCTGCACCCCTACCACATCAGCGGTGACAAGTACTTGCGTGCTGTCAGCGTTGCCGCACTGGGGCTGCCCGTCGTTATTCCTTCCTTAGGCGACCTGACCGACATCGATGACCTGCTGCCGCAGCTCGACGGTCTGTTGCTGACCGGCTCGCCTTCGAACGTGGAACCCTTCCACTATCAAGGCCCCGACAGCGCCCCCGGCACGGATCATGATCCGGCGCGGGATGCCACCACCCTTCCCCTGATCCGCGCCGCTATTGCAGCGGGCGTGCCGGTGCTCGGCATCTGCCGTGGCTTCCAGGAGATGAACGTGGCGTTCGGTGGCAGCCTGCATCAGAAGGTCCATGAACTGCCTGGCTTCCTCGACCATCGCGAGGCCGACCATCCGGACCTGGCCGTGCAATACGCTCCCGCTCACGGGGTGAATGTGCAGCCCGGTGGTGTGTTCGAAGCGCTGGACCTGCCTGCGGTGTTCCAGGTCAATTCGATTCACAGCCAGGGCATCGACCGCCTCGCGCCCGGCCTGCGCGCCGAAGCCGTCGCACCCGATGGCCTGATCGAGGCGATCTCGGTCGAACACAGCCAGGCGTTTGCCCTCGGCGTGCAATGGCACCCGGAATGGCAAGTGCTGAACAACCCTCCTTATCTGAGTATTTTCCAGGCGTTCGGCGAAGCCTGCCGGCAACGGGCGGCACTGCGTCACTCGAGCTGA
- a CDS encoding polyamine ABC transporter substrate-binding protein encodes MKMFGRTLLTLSLLGAIATGAQANDKVLRVYNWSDYIGPDTVKKFEDETGIQVTYDVFDSNETLEARLLAGKSGYDIVVPSNSFLAKQIKAGVYQELDKSKLSNWKNLNPVLLKNASASDPENAHAIPYMWGSIGIGFNPQKVKEVLGANAPTNSWDLLFKPENAEKLKACGISFLDSPTEMIPTALHYLGYPVNDQDKQHIAEAEALFMRIRPNVAYFHSSKYISDLANGNICVAVGYSGDVLQAKARAQEAGDKVKIDYSIPKEGAASFYDMLAIPRDAANVENAYLFMNFLMRPDVIADITNNIGYSNANAAATPLVDEAIRNDPGSYPPEAVMATLYAVPDQPIAVQRVMTRGWTKVKLGQ; translated from the coding sequence ATGAAAATGTTTGGCAGGACTCTGCTGACACTGTCCTTATTGGGCGCAATCGCCACTGGCGCCCAGGCCAATGACAAGGTTCTGCGCGTCTACAACTGGTCGGATTACATTGGCCCGGACACCGTCAAGAAGTTCGAAGACGAAACCGGCATCCAGGTGACCTACGATGTCTTCGACAGCAACGAAACCCTTGAGGCACGCCTGCTGGCGGGTAAATCCGGCTACGACATCGTCGTGCCGTCCAACAGCTTCCTGGCCAAGCAGATCAAGGCCGGCGTCTATCAGGAACTGGACAAGTCGAAGCTGTCGAACTGGAAAAACCTCAACCCGGTGCTGCTGAAAAACGCCTCCGCCAGCGATCCCGAAAACGCCCACGCCATCCCGTACATGTGGGGCTCGATCGGCATCGGCTTCAACCCGCAGAAGGTCAAGGAAGTGCTCGGCGCCAACGCCCCGACCAACTCCTGGGACCTGCTGTTCAAACCGGAAAACGCCGAGAAGCTCAAAGCCTGCGGCATCAGTTTCCTCGATTCGCCGACTGAAATGATCCCGACCGCCCTGCACTACCTGGGCTACCCGGTGAACGATCAGGACAAACAGCACATCGCCGAAGCCGAGGCGCTGTTCATGAGGATTCGCCCGAACGTGGCGTACTTCCACTCGTCGAAATACATCTCGGACCTGGCCAACGGCAACATCTGCGTGGCCGTCGGTTACTCCGGCGACGTGCTGCAGGCCAAGGCCCGCGCCCAGGAAGCCGGGGACAAGGTGAAGATCGACTACAGCATCCCGAAAGAAGGCGCCGCCAGTTTCTACGACATGCTCGCCATCCCCCGCGATGCCGCCAACGTCGAGAACGCTTACCTGTTCATGAACTTCCTGATGCGCCCCGACGTGATTGCCGACATCACCAACAACATCGGCTACAGCAACGCCAACGCGGCGGCCACGCCACTGGTCGATGAAGCGATCCGCAACGATCCGGGCTCCTACCCGCCGGAAGCGGTTATGGCGACGCTCTATGCCGTGCCGGACCAGCCGATTGCCGTCCAGCGGGTCATGACCCGTGGCTGGACCAAGGTGAAACTCGGCCAGTAA
- a CDS encoding ABC transporter permease subunit has protein sequence MKTFNQQFLRWVPSGRKFVIGIPFIWLFLFFMLPFFLVMKISFSEAALAIPPYSEIYTYAEQKFQLLLNIGNYTLLGEDELYLSAYLGSLKVAFFSTVMCLVIGFPMAYAITKASKEAQNVLMLLIMMPTWTAILIRVYAWMGILSNNGLLNGFLMWTGLTSHPIEILNTNIAVYIGVVYAYLPFMVLPLYANLVKHDQSLLEAASDLGSSTFNSFWKITVPLAKNGIIAGCMLVFIPVVGEFVIPELLGGPETLMIGRVLWQEFFNNRDWPVASALAVVMLLILIVPILLFNRSQAKEMEARG, from the coding sequence ATGAAAACCTTCAATCAGCAATTCCTGAGGTGGGTCCCCAGCGGGCGCAAGTTCGTCATCGGGATTCCGTTCATCTGGCTGTTCCTGTTCTTCATGCTGCCGTTCTTTTTGGTGATGAAGATCAGCTTCTCGGAAGCGGCCCTGGCCATTCCGCCCTACTCGGAGATCTACACCTACGCCGAGCAGAAATTCCAGCTGTTGCTCAACATCGGCAACTACACCCTGCTGGGCGAGGATGAGCTGTACCTGTCCGCCTACCTGGGTTCGTTGAAGGTGGCGTTTTTCAGCACTGTGATGTGCCTGGTGATCGGTTTCCCGATGGCCTACGCCATCACCAAGGCCAGCAAGGAAGCGCAGAACGTGCTGATGCTGCTGATCATGATGCCGACCTGGACCGCGATCCTGATCCGCGTTTACGCGTGGATGGGCATCCTCAGCAACAACGGCCTGCTCAATGGGTTCCTGATGTGGACCGGGCTGACGTCGCACCCGATCGAGATCCTCAACACCAACATCGCCGTCTACATCGGCGTGGTGTATGCGTATCTGCCGTTCATGGTGCTGCCGTTGTACGCCAACCTGGTCAAGCATGACCAAAGCCTGCTGGAAGCCGCATCGGACCTGGGTTCGAGCACCTTCAACAGCTTCTGGAAAATCACCGTGCCTTTGGCCAAGAACGGCATCATCGCCGGTTGCATGCTGGTGTTCATTCCGGTGGTCGGTGAGTTCGTGATTCCGGAACTGCTGGGCGGCCCGGAAACCCTGATGATCGGCCGTGTGTTGTGGCAAGAGTTCTTCAACAACCGCGACTGGCCGGTGGCGTCCGCCCTGGCGGTGGTGATGCTGTTGATCCTGATTGTGCCGATTCTGCTGTTCAACCGCAGCCAGGCCAAAGAGATGGAGGCACGGGGATGA
- a CDS encoding aldehyde dehydrogenase — protein MTNTRSDWEQRFQSLTIEGRAFIDGQYCAAASGATFECISPVDGRFLANVASTDEADANAAVAVARRTFESGVWANLAPAERKRILIRFADLILANQEELALLETLDMGKPISDSMSIDIPATANAIRWTAEAIDKIYDEVAATPQDQLGLVTREAAGVVAAIVPWNFPLIMASWKFAPALAMGNSFILKPSEKSPLTAIRIAQLALDAGIPKGVFNVLPGYGHTVGKALALHIDVDVLAFTGSTAIAKQLMIYAGQSNMKRVWAEAGGKSANVVFADAPDLRVAAQAAAGAIAFNQGEVCTAGSRLLVERSIREQFIPLLVEALQAWKPGHALDPATTVGAVVDQRQLDNVLRYIGIGKEQGAELIAGGSRTLEDTGGQYVEPTIFDGVTNAMTIAREEIFGPVLSVITFDTFDEALAIANDSIFGLAAGVWTSNLSKAHTFARGLRAGSVWVNQYDGGDMTAPFGGFKQSGNGRDKSLHAFDKYTELKATWIKL, from the coding sequence ATGACAAACACTCGCAGCGATTGGGAGCAGCGCTTCCAGTCCCTAACCATCGAAGGTCGCGCATTCATTGACGGCCAATACTGCGCGGCTGCCAGTGGCGCCACGTTCGAATGCATCAGCCCCGTGGACGGTCGTTTCCTGGCGAACGTCGCCAGCACCGACGAAGCCGACGCCAATGCAGCAGTCGCCGTCGCGCGCCGTACCTTCGAATCCGGCGTCTGGGCCAACCTGGCCCCAGCCGAGCGCAAGCGCATCCTGATCCGTTTCGCCGATCTCATTCTGGCGAACCAGGAAGAACTGGCCCTGCTCGAAACCCTCGACATGGGCAAGCCGATCAGCGACTCCATGAGCATCGACATTCCGGCGACCGCCAACGCGATCCGCTGGACCGCCGAAGCCATCGACAAGATCTACGACGAAGTCGCCGCCACGCCCCAGGATCAGCTTGGCCTGGTGACCCGCGAAGCGGCCGGCGTGGTCGCGGCCATCGTGCCGTGGAACTTCCCGCTGATCATGGCCAGCTGGAAATTCGCCCCGGCCCTGGCGATGGGCAACTCGTTCATCCTCAAGCCTTCGGAAAAATCCCCGCTGACCGCGATCCGCATCGCACAGCTGGCGCTGGATGCCGGCATCCCCAAAGGCGTGTTCAACGTCCTGCCGGGCTACGGCCACACCGTGGGCAAGGCGCTGGCATTGCACATTGACGTCGACGTGCTGGCCTTCACCGGCTCCACGGCGATTGCCAAGCAGCTGATGATCTATGCCGGGCAGAGCAACATGAAACGGGTCTGGGCCGAAGCTGGGGGCAAGAGCGCCAACGTGGTATTCGCCGATGCACCGGACCTGCGCGTCGCCGCACAAGCCGCGGCCGGTGCCATTGCTTTCAACCAGGGCGAAGTCTGCACCGCCGGTTCTCGTTTGCTGGTGGAGCGTTCGATCCGCGAGCAGTTCATTCCGCTGTTGGTGGAAGCCCTGCAAGCCTGGAAGCCAGGCCACGCGCTGGATCCTGCGACCACCGTCGGCGCGGTCGTCGACCAGCGTCAACTGGACAACGTGCTGCGCTACATCGGCATCGGCAAAGAGCAGGGCGCCGAACTGATCGCGGGCGGCAGCCGCACCCTCGAAGACACTGGTGGCCAGTACGTGGAACCGACGATTTTCGACGGCGTGACTAATGCCATGACCATCGCCCGGGAAGAAATCTTCGGCCCGGTGCTGTCGGTCATCACCTTCGATACCTTCGATGAAGCCCTGGCGATTGCCAACGACAGCATCTTCGGCCTGGCCGCCGGCGTATGGACCAGCAACCTGAGCAAGGCCCATACCTTCGCCCGTGGCCTGCGTGCCGGCAGCGTCTGGGTCAACCAATACGACGGCGGCGACATGACCGCGCCGTTCGGCGGGTTCAAGCAGTCGGGTAACGGTCGGGACAAATCGCTGCACGCGTTCGACAAGTACACCGAACTCAAGGCGACCTGGATCAAGCTCTAA
- a CDS encoding ABC transporter permease subunit — MKRFGFSKFMLIFGLSFIYLPMLILVIYSFNASKLVTVWGGWSIKWYAGLLDNSQLMGSVGRSLEIACYTAIAAVALGTLAAFVLTRVTRFKGRTLFGGLVTAPLVMPEVITGLSLLLLFVAMAQLIGWPMERGIVTIWIAHTTFCAAYVAVVVSARLRELDLSIEEAAMDLGAKPFKVFFLITIPMIAPSLAAGGMMSFALSLDDLVLASFVSGPGSTTLPMEVFSAVRLGVKPEINAVASLILLAVSIVTFMVWYFSRRAEASRKRAIQEAMDQTTSESWQQPEKKMAGATA; from the coding sequence ATGAAACGCTTCGGATTTTCAAAGTTCATGCTGATTTTCGGCCTGTCGTTTATCTACCTGCCGATGCTGATTCTGGTGATCTACTCGTTCAACGCCTCGAAGCTGGTGACGGTGTGGGGTGGCTGGTCGATCAAGTGGTACGCCGGTTTGCTCGACAACAGCCAGTTGATGGGCTCGGTGGGACGCTCGCTGGAAATCGCCTGCTACACCGCGATTGCGGCAGTCGCACTAGGGACGTTAGCCGCGTTCGTCCTGACGCGCGTTACGCGTTTCAAGGGTCGCACGCTGTTCGGCGGCCTGGTCACCGCGCCGCTGGTGATGCCTGAAGTGATCACCGGTCTGTCGCTGTTGCTGCTGTTCGTGGCCATGGCGCAGTTGATCGGCTGGCCGATGGAGCGTGGCATCGTCACGATCTGGATCGCCCACACCACGTTTTGTGCCGCCTATGTGGCGGTGGTAGTCTCCGCCCGCCTTCGCGAACTGGACCTGTCCATCGAAGAAGCGGCCATGGACCTGGGTGCGAAGCCGTTCAAGGTGTTTTTCCTGATCACCATTCCGATGATCGCGCCGTCACTGGCGGCCGGCGGCATGATGTCGTTCGCGTTGTCCCTCGATGACCTGGTGCTGGCGAGCTTCGTGTCGGGCCCGGGTTCCACGACCCTGCCGATGGAAGTGTTCTCGGCGGTGCGCCTGGGGGTCAAGCCCGAAATCAACGCCGTGGCCAGCCTGATCCTGTTGGCCGTGTCGATCGTGACCTTCATGGTCTGGTACTTCAGCCGCCGTGCCGAAGCCAGCCGTAAGCGCGCGATCCAGGAAGCCATGGACCAGACCACCAGCGAATCCTGGCAGCAGCCTGAAAAGAAAATGGCAGGAGCGACGGCCTAG
- a CDS encoding DUF1428 domain-containing protein, producing the protein MSYVDGFIAAVPSANRGQYIKHAEIAASIFKENGALSVVECWGEDVPEGKVTSFPMSVKLKEGETVAFGWIVWPDKATRNAGMDRMMQDPRMKPDVNPMPFDGQRMVYGGFEVLLKA; encoded by the coding sequence ATGTCTTACGTCGATGGTTTTATCGCTGCCGTACCCTCCGCCAACCGCGGGCAATACATCAAGCACGCCGAAATCGCCGCCTCGATCTTCAAGGAAAACGGTGCCTTGAGCGTGGTCGAATGCTGGGGCGAGGATGTCCCGGAAGGCAAGGTCACCTCGTTTCCAATGTCGGTGAAGCTCAAGGAAGGCGAAACCGTGGCCTTCGGCTGGATCGTCTGGCCGGACAAGGCCACCCGCAATGCCGGGATGGACAGGATGATGCAGGACCCGCGCATGAAGCCGGACGTCAATCCGATGCCCTTCGACGGCCAGCGCATGGTGTACGGCGGGTTCGAAGTACTCCTCAAGGCCTGA